The proteins below come from a single Nostoc sp. KVJ3 genomic window:
- a CDS encoding adenylate kinase family protein: MRLVILGGSGSGKSTQAQRLGRYFDIPLISTGEILREAISGDKPLSELQWSQGDPRTSLSVYASLSELGYYARPYIQKGELVPDEMIVDLIRIRLRQPDINCDWVLEGYPRTAFQAEELDFLLDDLGQKLDWAIYLQVPEAVMVSRSLGRSLPDDQPEIVQRRVELFYDRTIPILEYYDRRRCLLTINGDQSPEMVQQNILTLLSVP; this comes from the coding sequence GTGAGATTGGTGATTCTGGGAGGTTCAGGATCGGGGAAAAGCACTCAAGCACAAAGGCTTGGCAGATACTTTGATATCCCTCTGATTTCCACAGGTGAGATTTTACGGGAAGCAATATCTGGCGACAAGCCCCTGTCGGAACTTCAATGGTCTCAAGGCGATCCCCGGACTTCTCTTTCGGTTTACGCTAGTTTGAGTGAACTAGGTTATTACGCACGTCCCTATATACAAAAAGGGGAGTTAGTTCCAGACGAAATGATCGTTGATTTGATCCGAATTCGCCTCAGACAACCAGATATTAACTGCGATTGGGTCTTAGAGGGCTATCCTCGTACTGCCTTCCAAGCTGAAGAATTAGATTTTTTATTGGATGATTTAGGACAAAAGCTAGATTGGGCAATTTATCTCCAAGTACCAGAAGCAGTGATGGTTAGTCGATCCTTGGGGCGATCGCTACCAGATGACCAACCAGAAATTGTGCAGCGCCGTGTAGAATTATTCTACGATCGCACCATTCCCATCCTAGAATATTATGACCGTCGTCGCTGCCTATTGACAATCAATGGCGACCAGTCACCAGAAATGGTGCAGCAAAATATTTTGACTTTACTTTCAGTTCCTTAG
- the rph gene encoding ribonuclease PH: MAWQRPDGRLSYELRPISFYPNFTRFAPGSVLARCGDTQVLCTVSLNKGVPKFLEGTGKGWLTAEYRMLPSATQKRQERELLKLSGRTQEIQRLIGRSLRAAVDFEALGERTLTVDADVLQADAGTRTTAITGSFVALAHAISKLLQEGVLERSPLCGQVAAVSVGLLEGEPFLDLNYIEDVAATVDFNVVMNQHLEIIEVQGTAEEGSFSRTQLDQLLDVAQKGIQELLIAQREAIANWETLFVIN, encoded by the coding sequence ATGGCTTGGCAGCGTCCAGACGGCCGTCTTTCTTATGAACTACGTCCGATCAGCTTTTACCCCAATTTCACCCGCTTTGCCCCCGGTTCTGTTCTCGCAAGATGCGGTGATACTCAGGTACTTTGTACTGTTAGCCTTAATAAGGGAGTTCCGAAGTTTCTCGAAGGAACTGGTAAAGGCTGGCTAACTGCTGAGTATCGGATGTTACCATCTGCTACTCAAAAACGCCAAGAAAGGGAATTATTGAAATTATCTGGACGGACGCAAGAAATTCAACGTCTAATTGGCCGCAGCTTACGTGCAGCAGTGGATTTTGAGGCACTGGGAGAACGCACGCTGACTGTAGATGCTGATGTGTTGCAAGCAGACGCTGGAACTCGAACAACAGCCATTACAGGCTCCTTTGTAGCGTTGGCTCATGCGATTTCTAAATTGTTGCAGGAGGGCGTGTTAGAGCGATCGCCTCTGTGTGGACAGGTAGCAGCAGTTTCCGTAGGATTACTAGAAGGGGAGCCATTTTTGGATCTAAATTATATCGAAGATGTGGCTGCAACAGTAGATTTTAACGTGGTGATGAATCAACACCTAGAAATCATTGAAGTCCAAGGAACAGCCGAAGAAGGCAGCTTTAGCCGCACTCAGTTGGATCAATTGCTAGATGTAGCCCAAAAAGGAATTCAGGAATTGTTAATCGCCCAACGCGAAGCGATCGCTAATTGGGAAACGTTATTTGTGATTAATTAG